DNA sequence from the Pseudomonadota bacterium genome:
AGGGTTCGTGCGGCGATCAGATTTGGCGCGTGACCGTAATGAGCAGCGGCCCGACCGCTTTGCCGTGGGCGACAAATTCGACGCCAAATTGATGCAAATCGATCGCGGCGGACGGCGCATTACGCTTTCCATTAAGGCGCTGGAAGCCGAAGAAGAGAAACAGGCCGTCGAGGAATATGGCTCGACTGATTCCGGTGCCAGCCTGGGCGATATTCTTGGTGCGGCCATCAGCCGCAAACAGAAACAGGCAGCCGGCACCAGCCAACCCGCCGATGCGGACGACGCCGACACTGCGGAGGCCGAAGCGCCAATCAAGGCCGATGAGGCCACAGAAGAAGCCACGGTAGTCGAGGCTGAGGCGACAGAAGAAGTCACAGAAGTCGCAGACGAAGTGGTGACGGCGGAAGCCGAAGCGGCGGACGGTGGCGAAGAGGACAAGAAGGACTCGTAGGCCCGACGCCGCCGGTCAACGCGGCGTATTCCTGCTGTTTGACCGGCAACTCGGAGCGGGATCGGCTGGATGAAACTTGATCCGGATAGGTTGCTCGATCGCCGGCGTCTCAAACGGGGCGTCGTGGTTTGGCGCAGCCTGGCGATCGTTGCAGTGGTCGCGCTAGTCGTCGTTGCGGTCGGCCGATTCGCCCTGGATGGCCCGGCGGGCGGCAATTATATAGCCCGCCTGTGGGTCACAGGATTGATCGTCGACGAGCCCGAGCGTGCCGAGCTCTTGGCCGAAATCGCCGACGATAGCGACATCAAGGCACTGATCGTCCGCATCAACTCACCCGGCGGCACTATGGCCGGAAGTGAGGCGCTGTTTCTCTCTCTCAGCGCTGTCGCGCGAGAAAAACCGGTTATTGCGGTAATGGATGGAACTGCGGCATCGGGCGGGTATATGGCAGCGCTTGCCGCTGAGCGCATTATCGCCCGCAATTCCACGATCACGGGCTCGATCGGTGTAATCTTGCAGACTGCGGATGTGAGCCAAATGCTTGCCGATCTCGGCGTCAGGACCGAGGCGATCAAAAGCGCGCCGCTGAAAGGCGTGCCGTCACCCTTTGAGCCGCTTGACGAGAGCGGTCGCGCCGCCAGCCAGGCGGTGGTTGATGATATGTACGAGCTTTTTGTCGGGCTTGTGGCCGAGCGGCGCGGCCTGGAGCCGGCGGCCGCGATAGCGCTGGCGGATGGCCGAGTGTTTACTGGGCGCCAGGCTGTGGCGAACGGCCTGGTCGACGAAATAGGCGGCGAATCAGAAGCCTTGGCCTGGCTTGACAGTAAGCGCGGCGTCTCGTCTTCGCTGCCGGTCTATGATTTGGATGCCACAGAGGCGGATGATATTGTCGAACGTCTCGTCTCGTCCGTCAGGGGGGCGGTTGTGCCGCGCCGTCTGATGCTTGACGGCCTACTCGCCGTTTGGCACCCTGGCCTCGGTCGCGAGTAGAAAAACTCAAGCAAATAGATAACTTGCTCGCATATTGGCGAAATAGGACGGCGATAGAGGGAGCGGAATATGACCAAATCTGAACTCATTCAGCGGCTCGCGGAGATGTATCCCGATCCTCGTCTTTATCACCGGGATTTCGAGCGTGTGGTGAACAAAGTGTTCGACGAAATTAGCACCGCTTTGGCCCGCGGCGACCGTGTGGAATTACGCGGTTTCGGCGCCTTTTCGGTGCGCGCGCGCGGCGAGCGCGTTGGGCGCAATCCGCGCACCGGCGAATCGGTCGACGTGGCAAAGAAGCATCTGCCGTTTTTTAAGACCGGCAAGGAACTGCGCGAGCGTATAAATCAGAATTAACCGCCAGAAGTAACTACGCCGTCCCTCCCGTTCCACCCGCGTCTGTTGCGGGGCGCGTCCGGCGCGGTCGAGGTGCTGAGGAAATAGGGCGTGAGATTTATCGGTTGGATTGTCGCCGTCCCGGTGGCGTTTATCGTTATCGCTTTTGCGATCGCGAACCGGACTCCGGTTGGCGTTCATTTTGATCCCTTGCCGTATGAGCTGGATATTCCCCTTTGGGCCGCGGTTATCGGCGCGCTCGCCTTCGGGTTCATCTTAGGCGCCTTGATACGATGGCTGTTCGATCATCGCTGGCGCGCTGAAGTTCGCCGAGGCAAGCGCCATGTGCGCGCACTGGAGCGGGAGATATCCTCGCTCAGGCAACGCTTGGACGGCGCGCCGGGTGGCACGGATGAAGCCGCTATAATCGGCGCCGGGCGGAATCGCATCGCGCCGCCTCGGGATGTCCCCTGAACATCGGATGCGGCGCTAACATGCGGCACGGCGCGAATGCGCGAAGTTCTTGACGTCGGGCCCCGGATCATCGAATAAGCGCCCAGCGCGAGTGTGCGTATTTATGACAAAACTGGATTCTGGCATGGCCCAAACCGGCCTCAGCGCTAAAATATGCGGCTTGAGCGATACAGCGGCCGTCGCTGCGGCGGTGGAAGGTGGCGCGCGGTTTGTTGGTTTCGTGTTTTATCCGCCATCACCGCGCAGTGTCTCGCCGGCACAGGCCGGTGAGCTTGCCCAGGCAGTGCCGGTGGGTGTTTTCCGGGTCGGGGTGTTCGTCGATCCCGAGGATGATCTGCTGGACAGCGTCTTCGCCAGCCTGCGATTGGATTTCGTGCAGTTGCATGGCAGCGAAAGTCCGGCGCGCGCCACTGAAATTAAGGCACGGACCGGTGCCGGCATCATCAAGGCGATCAAGCTTGCGGCGCCCGGCGATGTCGCCGCGGCGGAGCCCTACCGCACCGTCGCGGATTGGATATTATTTGACGCTAAGGCGCCGAAGACCCTCGCAGGCGCACTGCCGGGCGGTAATGCTATAGCTTTTGATTGGCGGATGCTGGCCGAGCAGCCGGACCTGGCCGGTGGTTTGCCGTGGCTGTTATCCGGCGGGCTTAATATCGACAACTTGGCCAAAGCCGTTAGGATATCGGGTGCCCGATCGGTTGACGTCTCTTCCGGCGTCGAAACGGTGCCGGGCAAAAAAGATCCCGAACTGGTGCGGCGCTTTCTCGCCCTAAGCGCAACGCTTTGAACCGGACGGATCATTACTCGGAAAGCAAATGAATACAGCCAATACCTATCGCGCCGGACCGGACGCAGACGGCCATTTCGGGAAATTCGGCGGGCGCTATGTCGCCGAAACGCTGATGCCGCTTATTCTCGACCTCGAGGCCGCCTATGGCGCGGCGAAAATAGATGCCGCATTTGCCGATGAGATGCGTTATTGGCTCAAGCATTATGTCGGCCGGCCGAGCCCGCTTTACTATGCCCAGCGTCTTAGCGCCCATTGGGGCGGAGCGAAAGTCTATTTTAAGCGCGACGAGCTTAATCATACCGGCGCCCACAAGATCAACAATTGCATCGGCCAGATCCTGTTGGCCCAGCGTATGGGAAAGACGCGCATCATCGCCGAAACCGGTGCCGGGCAGCATGGCGTCGCCACCGCCACGGTCTGTGCGCTGTTCGATCTGCCATGCACGGTCTATATGGGCGCGGTCGATATCGAGCGGCAAAAGCCCAACGTCTTTCGTATGAAGTTGCTCGGCGCCGAGGTCGTGCCCGTCACGTCCGGCTCAAAGACCTTAAAGGATGCAATGAACGAGGCGCTCCGCGATTGGGTCACCAATGTCGAATCAACCTATTATTTGATCGGCACCGTGGCCGGGCCGCATCCCTATCCGGAAATGGTGCGCGATTTCCAATCGATCATCGGCGAAGAGGTGCGCGAGCAGATTCTTGAAGCCGAAGGCCGGTTGCCCGATACATTGATCGCCTGTGTGGGCGGCGGCTCGAACGCGATTGGCCTGTTTTATCCGTTTCTTGATGATCCGGAGATCTCGATGATCGGCGTCGAAGCGGCTGGGCACGGCATCGAATCGGGCCAACATGCCGCCTCGCTCAGCGCCGGCAGCCCCGGCGTTTTGCACGGCAACCGCACCTATCTGCTGCAGAACGAAGATGGTCAGATCACGGAAGCACATTCTATTTCCGCCGGCCTGGATTATCCCGGCATCGGGCCCGAGCATTCCTGGTTGAAGGATATGGGGCGCATCGATTATGAACCGATCACCGACACCGAAGCGCTCGAAGCCTTTCAACTATGCTCTCGTATGGAAGGCATCATTCCAGCATTGGAGCCCGCCCATGCCTTGGCACATGTCGCCAAAATCGCCCCCAGCCTACCCGCCGATCATCTCATCGTCATGAACATGTGCGGGCGCGGCGATAAGGATATCTTCACGGTGGCGGAAGCGTTGGAGACCAACATATGAGCTGGCGTATCGAACGGCGCTTCTCGGCGCTGCGGGAGGCTGGGCGGAGTGGCCTGATCACGTTTACTATGATGGGCGATCCGGATATCGAGACCTCGTTCGAGATTTTGCGCGGTCTGCCCGCCGCCGGCGCAGACATTATCGAAATCGGCTCACCCTTTACTGACCCGATGGCCGACGGGCCGGTTATTCAGGCCGCCGGCCAGCGCGCGCTCAAGGCCGGCATTACCCTGGAGAAAACCATTGGTCTTGTACGCCGCTTTCGCGAAGAGGATGGCGAGACGCCGTTGATCCTGATGGGCTATTACAATCCGATCTATATTTATGGTGTCGCGCGCTTCTTAAGCGACGCGCTAGAGGCCGGGCTCGATGGCCTAATTATCGTCGATCTGCCGCCCGAGGAGGATGGCGAATTATGTCTGCCGGCCTTGGAGGCGGGTTTGGCCTTTATTCGTCTGACCGCGCCGACGACCGATGACGCGCGCCTGCCACGCGTGCTAGCCAACAGTTCGGGATTTGTCTATTACATTTCCATCACCGGCATCACTGGCGCCGCCAGCGCTTCGTCCGATTCGATAAATACCGCCGTCGCCCGGCTACGTCGGCATACCGATCTTCCCATTGCCGTCGGCTTCGGCATTAAGACGCCGGAACAGGCGGCGGCCGTGGCCGCGTCGGCGGATGCTGCGGTGGTTGGTTCCGCGATCATTTCGGCGATTGAAAACAGTTTGAACGATAGCGGGGCCGCGACGCCACAAACAGTAGATAGCGTTCTTTCTCTGGTCCGGGCCTTAAGTTCCGGCGTGCGCCAGTCGGCCAAGGAGGCTTCAGGATGAGCTGGCTCGACCGATTTGCCCGCCCCAAGGTGCGCGGGTTGTTCCGCAAGGACGACATTCCGCAGGATCTGTGGGAAAAATGCCCCAGCTGCGAGCAAATGATTTTTCACCGCGAGCTCGAGAATAATCAGCGTGTGTGCCCACATTGCGATCATCATTTGCGCTTGGACGCGAAAAAGCGCCTGGCCTATCTGTTCGATGACGGCGAATATCAGACCATCGAATTGCCCGAGGTGACGGCCGATCCGCTACGCTTTCGTGACCGCAAGCGCTATCAGGACCGCCTCAGGGATGCGCGCAACGAGCCCAATCAGGACGCAGTTATCGTCGCGCATGGCTCGCTCGGCGGCCAACCCGTAGTTATAGCAGCGTTCGAATTCGCCTTTCTCGGCGGTTCCATGGGTGTTGCCGTTGGCGAGGCTTTGCTCGCCGCCGCGCGGCTGGCGGTGCTGCAGGATTCCACCTTTATCGTCGTGCCGGCATCGGGCGGCGCGCGCATGCAGGAGGGCACGCTCTCGCTCATGCAAATGGCCCGCACCACTGTGGCGGTGGATGAACTGAAAGAGGCGCATCTGCCCTATATCGTCGTCCTGACGCATCCGACCACGGGCGGTGTGACGGCGTCTTTCGCCATGTTGGGCGATATTGCCATCGCTGAGCCTGGTGCGGTGATCGGTTTTGCCGGCGCGCGCGTGATCGAGGATACGATCCGAGAAAAATTGCCGGAAGGATTTCAACGCTCCGAGCATCTTTTGGAACATGGTATGATCGACATGGTGGTACGCCGCCATGACTTGCGCGACACGCTGAGCAGAGTGATCGCGCTGTTGCGCGACACCGTCCCTTCCGCCCAGGTGGTCGAGCTGTCGCCGGTCCAAGCCGACCAAGCTCACGAATGACCGATTTACCGGCGGATCCGAGCGCTCGCATTCTCGCCCGCCTGCATCACCTCCATCCCAAGCTGATCGATCTTTCGCTGGGCCGCATGGAGCGATTGCTGAACATCCTGGGCAATCCCGAAACCCAATTGCCGCCGGTGCTGCACATCGCTGGGACCAATGGCAAAGGCAGCACCGTCGTCTATTTGGAGGCCATGTTGCGCGCTGCTGGGCAGCGGGTCGATGCTTATACGTCGCCGCATCTGGTTCATTTTAACGAGCGTATCCGTCTCGATGGAACCGACATCGCGGCGCCTCGCCTCGCCTCGCTATTGCGCGAATGCGAAACCGCCAACGCGGGGGCGCCGATCACATTCTTTGAAATCACCACCGCCGCGGCTCTTCTCGCCTTTGCCCGGAGCGGTGCGGATTTTCTGGTGCTTGAAGTCGGTCTCGGCGGGCGATTGGACGCAACCAATGTGGTGCCCCGCCCGGCCCTCAGCATCATTACCCCGGTCTCGATCGATCACACGCAATATCTGGGCGACACGCTCGCCGAAATTGCCGGGGAAAAAGCCGGCATTCTGAAACCGTGTGTTCCAGCGATTATCGGTGAACAAGCCGCCGCGGCCGATGCGGTAATAGAAGCCCGCGCAGCCGAATTAAATGTGCCGCTGTCGCGTTATGGCCGGGAATGGAAGGTCCGTGCTGAACGAGAAGGGCTGCGCTATGAAGGCCCATCCGGCTCTTATCAATTTCCATTGCCTGCTCTCATTGGCCGGCACCAGATTGGCAATGCGGGCATCGCGATCGCCGCGCTGGAGGCCATGGGCGCGCCGCTGTTCTCTCCGACTGCGGTCGAGAAAGGGTTGCGCGGCGCACGCTGGCCCGGCCGCCTACAACAGGTTTCGCCGCCGTTGTTACCGGCCGGCTGGGAGCTGTGGTTGGATGGTGGGCACAATGAAGCGGCGGGTGTGGCGATCGCGGAGGCGATATCCTGGCGCGATAAGCCGCTCTACCTGATCGTTGGCATGCTGAACACCAAGCCGCCGGCGGATTTCCTACGCCCGCTTGCCGCGCATTCGGTCGGCCTGACTGGCGTCGCAGTACCGAACGTGGAAGCTAGTTTTACCCCCCAAGATATTTGCCAAGCGGCAACTGGCCTCGGCCTGGCAAACCGCCCGGCGGAGAATGTGCAATCGGCGCTCGACCGGTTGATCCGGGAGGAGGCGCCCGGCCGAGTTCTCATTTGCGGCTCTTTGTATTTGATTGGCACCGTGCTCGCCGATTTTGAATTGGAAAGCGGCGCGGCAGCGCGTATGGCTAATTGTTGACGCGGGGCGTGCCT
Encoded proteins:
- the sppA gene encoding signal peptide peptidase SppA, with protein sequence MKLDPDRLLDRRRLKRGVVVWRSLAIVAVVALVVVAVGRFALDGPAGGNYIARLWVTGLIVDEPERAELLAEIADDSDIKALIVRINSPGGTMAGSEALFLSLSAVAREKPVIAVMDGTAASGGYMAALAAERIIARNSTITGSIGVILQTADVSQMLADLGVRTEAIKSAPLKGVPSPFEPLDESGRAASQAVVDDMYELFVGLVAERRGLEPAAAIALADGRVFTGRQAVANGLVDEIGGESEALAWLDSKRGVSSSLPVYDLDATEADDIVERLVSSVRGAVVPRRLMLDGLLAVWHPGLGRE
- a CDS encoding integration host factor subunit beta — encoded protein: MTKSELIQRLAEMYPDPRLYHRDFERVVNKVFDEISTALARGDRVELRGFGAFSVRARGERVGRNPRTGESVDVAKKHLPFFKTGKELRERINQN
- a CDS encoding LapA family protein, whose translation is MRFIGWIVAVPVAFIVIAFAIANRTPVGVHFDPLPYELDIPLWAAVIGALAFGFILGALIRWLFDHRWRAEVRRGKRHVRALEREISSLRQRLDGAPGGTDEAAIIGAGRNRIAPPRDVP
- a CDS encoding phosphoribosylanthranilate isomerase; its protein translation is MAQTGLSAKICGLSDTAAVAAAVEGGARFVGFVFYPPSPRSVSPAQAGELAQAVPVGVFRVGVFVDPEDDLLDSVFASLRLDFVQLHGSESPARATEIKARTGAGIIKAIKLAAPGDVAAAEPYRTVADWILFDAKAPKTLAGALPGGNAIAFDWRMLAEQPDLAGGLPWLLSGGLNIDNLAKAVRISGARSVDVSSGVETVPGKKDPELVRRFLALSATL
- the trpB gene encoding tryptophan synthase subunit beta, producing the protein MNTANTYRAGPDADGHFGKFGGRYVAETLMPLILDLEAAYGAAKIDAAFADEMRYWLKHYVGRPSPLYYAQRLSAHWGGAKVYFKRDELNHTGAHKINNCIGQILLAQRMGKTRIIAETGAGQHGVATATVCALFDLPCTVYMGAVDIERQKPNVFRMKLLGAEVVPVTSGSKTLKDAMNEALRDWVTNVESTYYLIGTVAGPHPYPEMVRDFQSIIGEEVREQILEAEGRLPDTLIACVGGGSNAIGLFYPFLDDPEISMIGVEAAGHGIESGQHAASLSAGSPGVLHGNRTYLLQNEDGQITEAHSISAGLDYPGIGPEHSWLKDMGRIDYEPITDTEALEAFQLCSRMEGIIPALEPAHALAHVAKIAPSLPADHLIVMNMCGRGDKDIFTVAEALETNI
- the trpA gene encoding tryptophan synthase subunit alpha; this translates as MSWRIERRFSALREAGRSGLITFTMMGDPDIETSFEILRGLPAAGADIIEIGSPFTDPMADGPVIQAAGQRALKAGITLEKTIGLVRRFREEDGETPLILMGYYNPIYIYGVARFLSDALEAGLDGLIIVDLPPEEDGELCLPALEAGLAFIRLTAPTTDDARLPRVLANSSGFVYYISITGITGAASASSDSINTAVARLRRHTDLPIAVGFGIKTPEQAAAVAASADAAVVGSAIISAIENSLNDSGAATPQTVDSVLSLVRALSSGVRQSAKEASG
- the accD gene encoding acetyl-CoA carboxylase, carboxyltransferase subunit beta translates to MSWLDRFARPKVRGLFRKDDIPQDLWEKCPSCEQMIFHRELENNQRVCPHCDHHLRLDAKKRLAYLFDDGEYQTIELPEVTADPLRFRDRKRYQDRLRDARNEPNQDAVIVAHGSLGGQPVVIAAFEFAFLGGSMGVAVGEALLAAARLAVLQDSTFIVVPASGGARMQEGTLSLMQMARTTVAVDELKEAHLPYIVVLTHPTTGGVTASFAMLGDIAIAEPGAVIGFAGARVIEDTIREKLPEGFQRSEHLLEHGMIDMVVRRHDLRDTLSRVIALLRDTVPSAQVVELSPVQADQAHE
- a CDS encoding bifunctional folylpolyglutamate synthase/dihydrofolate synthase, which translates into the protein MTDLPADPSARILARLHHLHPKLIDLSLGRMERLLNILGNPETQLPPVLHIAGTNGKGSTVVYLEAMLRAAGQRVDAYTSPHLVHFNERIRLDGTDIAAPRLASLLRECETANAGAPITFFEITTAAALLAFARSGADFLVLEVGLGGRLDATNVVPRPALSIITPVSIDHTQYLGDTLAEIAGEKAGILKPCVPAIIGEQAAAADAVIEARAAELNVPLSRYGREWKVRAEREGLRYEGPSGSYQFPLPALIGRHQIGNAGIAIAALEAMGAPLFSPTAVEKGLRGARWPGRLQQVSPPLLPAGWELWLDGGHNEAAGVAIAEAISWRDKPLYLIVGMLNTKPPADFLRPLAAHSVGLTGVAVPNVEASFTPQDICQAATGLGLANRPAENVQSALDRLIREEAPGRVLICGSLYLIGTVLADFELESGAAARMANC